One Streptomyces mobaraensis NBRC 13819 = DSM 40847 DNA segment encodes these proteins:
- a CDS encoding site-2 protease family protein — protein MASDATHAERRVSPVFLALVAVMAVSMWAVWTDYAASPGFAVFLFVVSGWVVSLCLHEYAHARTALHGGDITVGAKGYLTLNPLKYTHAVLSVVLPVIFVIMGGIGLPGGAVFIERHRVHGRWKHSLISAAGPLTNVLFAVVCAAPFWLGALDGVPDTFRYALGFMVLLQVSAALLNLLPVPGMDGYGIVEPWLSPGVRRQVEPFAPFGFLALFGFLMIPAVNDAFFDLIHAVLRVLGVEEWDAYWGRRLFQFWDAPESVPSPADQWQWIRVG, from the coding sequence ATGGCATCCGACGCGACGCACGCCGAGCGGCGCGTGAGCCCCGTCTTCCTCGCCCTCGTCGCCGTGATGGCGGTGTCGATGTGGGCGGTGTGGACCGACTACGCGGCGAGCCCCGGCTTCGCCGTGTTCCTGTTCGTCGTCTCGGGCTGGGTCGTCTCGCTCTGCCTCCACGAGTACGCGCACGCGCGCACCGCCCTGCACGGCGGCGACATCACGGTCGGGGCGAAGGGGTACCTCACGCTCAACCCGCTCAAGTACACGCACGCCGTGCTGAGCGTCGTCCTCCCCGTGATCTTCGTGATCATGGGCGGGATCGGGCTCCCCGGCGGCGCGGTCTTCATCGAGCGGCACCGCGTCCACGGCCGCTGGAAGCACAGCCTGATCTCGGCGGCCGGGCCGCTGACGAACGTCCTGTTCGCGGTCGTCTGCGCGGCGCCGTTCTGGCTGGGCGCGCTCGACGGGGTGCCGGACACGTTCCGCTACGCGCTGGGCTTCATGGTGCTGCTCCAGGTCTCGGCCGCGCTCCTCAACCTGCTGCCCGTCCCGGGCATGGACGGCTACGGGATCGTGGAGCCGTGGCTGTCGCCGGGGGTGCGGCGGCAGGTGGAGCCGTTCGCGCCGTTCGGGTTCCTGGCGCTGTTCGGGTTCCTGATGATCCCCGCGGTCAACGACGCGTTCTTCGACCTGATCCACGCGGTGCTGCGGGTGCTGGGCGTCGAGGAGTGGGACGCGTACTGGGGACGGCGGCTGTTCCAGTTCTGGGACGCCCCCGAGAGCGTCCCGTCGCCGGCCGACCAGTGGCAGTGGATCCGCGTCGGCTGA